From Polynucleobacter sp. JS-JIR-II-b4, a single genomic window includes:
- the purU gene encoding formyltetrahydrofolate deformylase, producing MATENYYLTLTCPNKPGIVAAVSTYIFELGGDIEEAQQFDDKASKRFFMRVSFSCPANVESLRAGFVEIAKRFELTWELRAVKDLKRVLIMASKLDHCLVDLLYRWRIGELPMIICGIVSNHPRDVYASIDFADIPFYHLPVTPETKPAQEARLLEIVADSKVDMVILARYMQILSDDLSTKLSGRCINVHHSFLPSFKGAKPYHQAHARGIKLIGATAHFVTSDLDEGPIIEQDVTRVTHGDTPEDLVRKGRDLERAVLSRALRYYLHDRVLINGATSVVFSD from the coding sequence ATGGCCACTGAAAACTATTACCTTACTCTTACCTGCCCGAATAAACCCGGCATTGTTGCTGCGGTCTCTACTTATATATTTGAACTAGGCGGTGACATTGAAGAAGCTCAACAGTTTGATGATAAAGCGTCAAAGCGCTTTTTTATGCGCGTCAGCTTTAGCTGTCCTGCGAATGTAGAGTCACTCAGAGCGGGCTTTGTCGAAATTGCAAAGCGTTTTGAGCTCACTTGGGAATTGCGTGCAGTAAAGGATCTTAAACGCGTATTAATCATGGCTTCCAAGTTAGACCATTGCCTGGTTGACCTTCTCTATCGCTGGCGCATTGGTGAGTTACCGATGATTATCTGTGGCATCGTCTCCAACCATCCTCGTGACGTCTATGCCAGCATTGATTTTGCGGATATCCCGTTCTACCACCTACCAGTCACACCTGAAACCAAGCCAGCCCAGGAAGCGAGACTTCTCGAAATCGTTGCAGATTCTAAGGTAGACATGGTGATTTTGGCGCGCTACATGCAAATCTTGTCAGATGATTTATCGACTAAGCTATCTGGCCGCTGCATTAACGTGCACCACTCATTCTTGCCTAGCTTTAAGGGTGCTAAACCATACCATCAAGCGCATGCTCGCGGTATCAAGCTCATCGGTGCAACTGCCCATTTTGTGACTAGTGATCTGGATGAAGGTCCGATCATCGAGCAAGATGTGACTCGCGTTACGCATGGCGATACACCAGAAGACTTGGTGCGTAAGGGTCGAGATTTAGAGCGCGCAGTTCTCTCAAGAGCTTTGCGTTACTACCTACACGATCGCGTCCTCATAAATGGAGCAACTTCAGTAGTCTTTTCTGATTAA
- a CDS encoding ABC transporter ATP-binding protein: MSSLTSSKKQILVAEKLTMRFGGVTALDSLDLHVNEGEVLGLLGPNGSGKTTFFNVITGLYRASSGSVLFRGEDLTDAAAQQVYLHAITRTFQRSRLSLPLTVFDNIAIGDNRRLNTGLFFNLFQREKFKQEYEGLVEQVRQLLLTFNPKLADKIFEPVASLPMIDRRRIEICRALISQPDLLLLDEPSAGMTHDETAEVMDDILQVRSKIKPFTIILIEHEMGLIQRMTERCIVLNYGKKIAEGTYDEIVNNPEVQVAYLGQE, encoded by the coding sequence ATGAGTTCATTGACATCATCCAAGAAGCAAATCCTAGTCGCAGAAAAACTCACCATGCGTTTTGGTGGTGTAACAGCATTAGATTCGTTGGACCTTCATGTGAATGAGGGCGAAGTATTGGGATTGCTAGGTCCAAATGGTTCAGGCAAGACCACTTTCTTTAACGTCATTACCGGTTTGTATCGGGCCAGCTCAGGCAGTGTTTTATTTCGTGGTGAGGATTTAACTGATGCTGCTGCTCAGCAAGTGTATCTGCATGCAATTACTCGTACGTTTCAACGCTCGCGTTTGTCTTTGCCTCTAACGGTCTTCGATAACATCGCGATTGGAGATAACCGTCGATTAAATACTGGGCTTTTCTTTAATTTGTTTCAAAGAGAGAAATTTAAGCAAGAATACGAAGGCTTGGTTGAGCAGGTAAGGCAGCTGCTCCTTACATTTAATCCTAAGTTAGCTGACAAAATATTTGAGCCAGTGGCAAGCTTGCCAATGATTGATCGCCGCCGCATTGAAATCTGCAGAGCCTTGATTAGTCAACCTGATTTACTTCTTCTAGATGAGCCTTCAGCCGGCATGACTCACGATGAGACCGCTGAAGTAATGGATGACATTTTGCAGGTACGTAGCAAGATTAAGCCATTCACTATTATTTTGATTGAGCATGAAATGGGTTTGATTCAAAGAATGACTGAGCGTTGCATTGTTCTGAACTATGGCAAGAAAATTGCTGAGGGCACTTACGATGAGATCGTGAACAATCCCGAAGTACAAGTCGCTTATTTGGGGCAGGAATAA
- a CDS encoding thiosulfate oxidation carrier complex protein SoxZ produces MSKTSRTSITMPATAKKDSIIEIRAIAQHDMESGFRYTEGGKLIPRDIIRTFTCTYNTVEVFKADFYSGIGANPLIIFTTIAVESGTLEFRWAGDDGYEAVNQSHITVS; encoded by the coding sequence ATGAGTAAAACTTCCCGTACATCCATCACAATGCCAGCTACGGCCAAAAAAGATTCCATTATTGAGATTCGCGCTATTGCGCAGCATGATATGGAGTCAGGTTTTCGCTATACCGAGGGCGGCAAGCTCATTCCCCGCGATATTATTCGTACCTTTACCTGCACCTACAACACTGTGGAAGTGTTTAAAGCGGATTTCTATTCAGGAATAGGGGCTAATCCCTTAATCATCTTCACCACTATCGCTGTTGAGTCCGGAACCCTCGAGTTCAGATGGGCTGGGGATGATGGGTATGAGGCAGTCAACCAGTCTCACATTACTGTTTCGTGA
- the soxX gene encoding sulfur oxidation c-type cytochrome SoxX, whose amino-acid sequence MRKRIALAFSLLVILNLNAVHAQVIVGDSIFESLSSEAGNPVRGRVIVASRQTGLCLLCHSGPFPEERFQGNLAPELKMSVARLNAPQLRARIVNAAHFNPQTIMPAYYETKHLNRVAPKFSGQTILSGQEIEDVIAFLVTLNNTN is encoded by the coding sequence ATGAGAAAGAGGATTGCACTAGCATTTTCATTGCTAGTCATCCTCAATCTCAATGCTGTGCACGCTCAAGTAATCGTGGGTGATTCGATTTTCGAATCCCTTTCTTCTGAGGCTGGCAATCCGGTGCGTGGTAGAGTGATTGTGGCAAGTCGTCAAACAGGTTTATGTTTGCTATGTCACAGCGGCCCGTTTCCAGAAGAGCGCTTTCAGGGGAACTTAGCTCCTGAACTGAAGATGAGCGTGGCTCGCTTAAATGCCCCACAACTAAGGGCGCGTATTGTGAATGCAGCACACTTCAATCCACAAACGATCATGCCGGCTTATTATGAAACTAAACACCTCAATCGTGTAGCCCCTAAGTTTTCGGGGCAGACAATACTAAGCGGACAAGAGATCGAAGATGTTATTGCTTTCTTGGTGACTTTGAATAATACAAATTAA
- a CDS encoding M20 family metallopeptidase, giving the protein MTTNIPDPIALTQELIRFNTINPPGNEDQVCEYLAKLLESVGYECRKIEFAPHRMSLVAKIGACSDQKPSICFTGHVDVVPLGARTWKYEPFAGIIEDGKLYGRGSSDMKSGVAAFVVAAMKMADSAKQGAGVSMIITAGEETGCEGAFHLAANQEILDFLGPAGCFIVAEPTANEPLLGHKGAYWLKASTDGVTAHGSMPERGDNAFYKLAKAALTLEKFAFDTPVHELMGQGTLNVGTAKSGININSVPDAAEMTLDIRTVAGQSHQHIYGCLCKALGPTVRLDTIIDIEGVFTPATDPWMASVFDFCEKINGVRPVEKTVSYFTDASALKPAIGNPPTVILGPGQPEMAHQTDEFCYVDKITDATQLFSELILDWQAH; this is encoded by the coding sequence ATGACAACCAACATTCCTGATCCAATTGCATTAACTCAAGAGCTGATTCGTTTTAATACGATTAATCCCCCGGGCAATGAAGATCAAGTCTGTGAATATCTAGCGAAACTCTTAGAGTCTGTAGGCTATGAATGTCGCAAGATTGAATTTGCCCCACATCGAATGAGTTTAGTTGCCAAAATTGGCGCCTGTTCCGATCAAAAGCCTAGTATCTGCTTTACTGGGCATGTAGACGTTGTTCCTTTGGGTGCTCGCACTTGGAAATATGAACCCTTTGCCGGCATTATTGAAGATGGCAAGCTATATGGGCGCGGCTCTAGTGATATGAAGAGTGGCGTCGCTGCTTTTGTTGTTGCAGCTATGAAAATGGCTGACTCCGCAAAGCAAGGCGCTGGCGTGAGCATGATCATTACCGCAGGAGAAGAGACGGGCTGCGAGGGCGCATTTCATTTGGCAGCTAACCAGGAAATATTGGATTTTCTGGGTCCTGCTGGATGCTTTATTGTGGCTGAACCTACCGCCAATGAACCTTTGCTAGGTCACAAGGGGGCCTACTGGTTGAAAGCCTCTACTGATGGCGTTACCGCTCATGGCTCGATGCCTGAGCGTGGCGACAACGCGTTTTATAAGTTGGCTAAGGCCGCATTAACTTTAGAAAAATTTGCTTTTGATACTCCTGTCCATGAGTTGATGGGTCAAGGCACTCTTAATGTGGGTACTGCCAAATCAGGCATCAATATCAACTCAGTTCCTGATGCGGCGGAAATGACGCTGGATATTCGTACGGTTGCAGGGCAAAGCCATCAACATATTTATGGCTGCCTATGTAAAGCGCTGGGCCCTACGGTTCGCCTGGACACCATTATTGATATTGAAGGGGTGTTCACGCCCGCTACAGATCCCTGGATGGCAAGCGTATTTGATTTTTGTGAAAAGATTAATGGGGTTCGTCCGGTCGAAAAGACGGTGTCTTACTTTACCGATGCATCAGCATTAAAGCCCGCAATTGGCAATCCACCCACCGTGATTCTGGGGCCAGGCCAGCCAGAAATGGCTCATCAAACTGACGAATTTTGTTACGTCGACAAAATTACAGACGCGACTCAGTTATTTTCTGAGCTAATTCTTGATTGGCAGGCTCACTAG
- a CDS encoding xanthine dehydrogenase family protein molybdopterin-binding subunit: MTTNTNTSRRHFVIGSSAIATGLAIGLDLSFMSAANAAMGTGTTAMTPLATPEIGIWVVVKPNDDVVVRIVRSEMGQGTITGLAQMVAEELQCDWKKVSYDYPSPGENLKRKLAWGSYSTGGSRGIRTSEQYVRKGGAAARMMLIQAAANQWGVPASECVAKDSVITHTPSGKKTTFGKVSVAASQLEVPKEVPLKDPREWTLIGKPVNRIDGVSDKVTGRQVYAIDLKMPGMLVANIKESPVFGGKVKSYDAAKAQSMKGVKKVVQVGDSAVAVVADTFWQAKTALDQVNIVWDSGTNGNVSSASIKKMLEEGLNADDAFVHNTNGDVKAAMSGASKKLEATYFYPFLNHATLEPQTATAKWTADSCEAWVPTQDGEASLAAVIAASGLPAEKCNVYKVNLGGGFGRRGAFQDYTTQAVNIAKQMPGTPIKLIWTREEDMTQGRYHPVMMCKMTAAIDDKKNVTGINMRLSGQSILAAVRPAVVAANKGKDPLAFQGVEPTGEHGITYSFPNLNIDHAMRNTHVPPGFWRGVNVNQNAIFIETFMDELAEATGMDAVEFRRKHMENFPRAVAVLNAVADGIGWTKPAKPGVYRGIAQMRSFGSYVAAACELSVTNGNEVKIHRIVAATDPGYAVNPAQIARQVSGSFVYGLSALFEEEITIEKGAVVQKNFDTFNSIRLYQMPKVETIIIQGGGKEWGGVGEPTIAVAAPAVLNAIYRATGKRLRTVPLKNSGIKLV; the protein is encoded by the coding sequence ATGACTACAAATACAAATACTTCCCGCCGCCATTTTGTCATTGGCTCTAGTGCCATTGCTACTGGCTTAGCCATTGGCCTCGATCTTTCTTTTATGTCTGCTGCAAATGCGGCTATGGGTACTGGCACTACTGCCATGACTCCATTAGCCACACCAGAAATTGGTATCTGGGTTGTAGTTAAGCCGAATGATGATGTTGTTGTGCGTATTGTCCGCTCAGAAATGGGTCAAGGCACTATTACTGGCTTAGCTCAGATGGTTGCAGAAGAATTGCAATGTGATTGGAAAAAAGTCTCTTATGACTATCCATCACCTGGTGAGAATTTAAAGCGTAAGCTGGCATGGGGTAGCTATTCCACTGGCGGTAGCCGTGGCATTCGTACTTCTGAGCAATATGTGCGTAAGGGCGGAGCTGCTGCGCGCATGATGTTGATTCAGGCTGCGGCAAATCAATGGGGCGTTCCCGCTTCTGAATGCGTAGCAAAAGATAGCGTGATTACTCATACTCCGTCTGGCAAAAAGACAACTTTCGGTAAGGTATCTGTAGCGGCATCACAGTTGGAAGTGCCAAAAGAAGTGCCATTGAAGGATCCAAGGGAGTGGACATTAATTGGTAAGCCTGTCAATCGTATTGATGGCGTTTCCGACAAGGTCACTGGGCGACAGGTCTATGCAATTGACTTGAAGATGCCAGGTATGTTGGTGGCGAATATTAAAGAGTCTCCAGTGTTTGGCGGCAAAGTAAAGAGCTACGACGCGGCTAAAGCGCAAAGCATGAAAGGCGTAAAGAAAGTAGTTCAGGTAGGTGACTCAGCGGTAGCAGTTGTAGCAGATACCTTCTGGCAAGCTAAAACCGCTTTAGACCAAGTGAATATCGTTTGGGATAGCGGTACTAATGGCAATGTTTCCAGTGCTTCCATTAAGAAGATGTTGGAAGAGGGCTTAAATGCAGATGATGCTTTTGTTCACAACACTAATGGTGATGTTAAAGCGGCAATGTCTGGCGCATCTAAGAAATTAGAGGCCACATATTTCTACCCATTTTTAAATCACGCCACTTTGGAGCCGCAAACGGCGACTGCGAAGTGGACTGCTGACTCTTGTGAGGCTTGGGTTCCAACCCAAGACGGTGAAGCTTCATTAGCAGCGGTAATTGCTGCATCTGGACTTCCTGCAGAAAAATGTAATGTCTACAAGGTGAACCTTGGCGGTGGATTTGGTCGCCGTGGAGCCTTCCAGGATTACACAACACAAGCGGTCAATATTGCTAAGCAAATGCCGGGCACTCCTATCAAGCTGATTTGGACCCGTGAAGAGGATATGACCCAGGGTCGTTACCATCCCGTAATGATGTGTAAGATGACTGCAGCGATTGATGACAAGAAAAACGTCACTGGTATTAACATGCGTTTGTCAGGTCAATCCATCCTGGCTGCGGTGCGTCCAGCTGTAGTCGCTGCGAACAAAGGTAAAGATCCGTTGGCATTCCAAGGGGTTGAGCCTACAGGTGAGCATGGCATTACTTATAGCTTCCCAAATTTAAATATCGATCATGCAATGCGTAACACCCATGTACCACCCGGATTTTGGCGTGGTGTGAACGTAAACCAAAATGCGATCTTTATTGAAACCTTTATGGATGAGTTGGCTGAAGCAACTGGTATGGATGCTGTAGAGTTCCGTCGCAAGCATATGGAAAATTTCCCGCGTGCTGTAGCGGTTCTCAATGCAGTCGCTGATGGCATTGGCTGGACTAAGCCAGCTAAACCAGGTGTATACCGTGGCATTGCGCAAATGCGCTCCTTTGGTAGTTACGTAGCAGCAGCTTGCGAGTTATCAGTAACTAACGGCAATGAAGTGAAGATTCATCGCATTGTTGCCGCTACCGATCCTGGTTATGCAGTTAACCCTGCGCAAATTGCACGTCAGGTCTCCGGCTCCTTTGTTTATGGCTTATCCGCTTTATTCGAAGAAGAGATCACGATTGAAAAAGGTGCTGTTGTTCAGAAGAACTTTGATACCTTTAACTCGATTCGTCTCTATCAGATGCCAAAAGTCGAAACCATCATCATTCAAGGTGGCGGTAAAGAGTGGGGTGGCGTAGGTGAACCAACGATTGCGGTAGCTGCACCAGCTGTTCTCAATGCCATTTATCGTGCAACAGGCAAACGCTTGCGCACAGTGCCTTTGAAAAACAGCGGTATCAAGCTAGTTTAA
- a CDS encoding (2Fe-2S)-binding protein, translating into MAELNVNGKKYKVDVDPETPLLWVIREQVGLTGTKYGCGVGQCGACTVLFEGQAIRSCSIPVAAAEGKKIETIESLEKSGQLSKVQKAWVDNQVPQCGYCQSGMVMATTALLRNNPKPTDAQIDESITNICRCGTFQQVRAAIHAASKA; encoded by the coding sequence ATGGCTGAATTGAATGTCAATGGTAAAAAATACAAGGTGGACGTTGATCCAGAAACCCCATTGCTTTGGGTAATCCGCGAACAGGTCGGTTTAACCGGCACTAAGTATGGATGTGGAGTTGGTCAATGCGGTGCGTGCACAGTGTTGTTTGAGGGTCAGGCCATTCGTAGCTGCTCTATTCCAGTAGCTGCAGCTGAAGGAAAAAAAATCGAGACTATTGAAAGTTTAGAGAAGAGTGGTCAGCTTTCTAAAGTTCAAAAAGCGTGGGTCGACAATCAAGTGCCTCAGTGTGGTTACTGTCAGTCCGGCATGGTGATGGCAACCACCGCTTTGTTAAGAAACAATCCAAAGCCTACTGATGCACAAATCGACGAGTCCATTACTAATATCTGCCGCTGCGGCACATTCCAGCAAGTGCGTGCAGCGATTCATGCAGCTAGCAAGGCTTAA
- a CDS encoding surface-adhesin E family protein: MKSITTLLAISATLLTSGNVMAAWQEIGTVDSFTVFVDPATIQKQDDKTQILSMLDFKKPGQNPQTKEIVNSIIGLNEFDCSTAKYRPIEFKAFAGNGGKGKVVEEQKTPDSPFEAIENKTWAAGVFNVACRSK, translated from the coding sequence ATGAAATCCATCACAACCCTACTCGCAATTTCAGCCACATTATTGACAAGTGGAAATGTCATGGCTGCCTGGCAAGAAATTGGTACGGTCGATTCATTCACTGTTTTTGTAGATCCAGCAACAATTCAAAAACAGGATGACAAAACTCAAATTTTGTCGATGCTAGATTTTAAAAAGCCAGGTCAAAATCCACAAACCAAAGAAATTGTAAATTCGATTATTGGTCTTAATGAATTTGATTGCAGCACCGCCAAATATCGCCCAATTGAATTTAAAGCATTTGCTGGCAATGGCGGCAAAGGTAAGGTGGTTGAGGAGCAGAAAACTCCAGATAGCCCTTTTGAGGCTATTGAAAACAAAACATGGGCTGCAGGCGTGTTCAATGTTGCCTGTCGCAGCAAATAA
- the soxA gene encoding sulfur oxidation c-type cytochrome SoxA, with the protein MGAPKAVPPLQQSSYELMSAENKAMQDDPSLNPAMFWVGDGESLWQQKLGPQNNACSTCHGDAKKSMRGVATQYPKVIKGKLQTLEGQINQCRIGTQSAPALLYESKDLLALTAFIAFQSKGMPIAVNENSANAPFLKKGRQSFNERMGQLNLSCAQCHEDRAGLKLGGSPIPQGHPNAYPIYRLEWQTLGSLQRRLRNCMSGVRAQQFEYGSPEMAQLELFLMWRARGLPLESPGVRP; encoded by the coding sequence ATGGGGGCTCCAAAAGCAGTACCGCCATTGCAGCAGTCGAGTTATGAGTTGATGTCTGCCGAGAACAAGGCAATGCAAGATGACCCTTCACTCAATCCAGCAATGTTTTGGGTTGGTGATGGTGAAAGTTTATGGCAACAGAAGCTTGGTCCACAAAATAATGCTTGTAGCACTTGTCATGGGGATGCAAAAAAATCCATGCGCGGTGTAGCTACTCAATATCCTAAGGTGATTAAAGGCAAACTCCAAACGCTGGAAGGCCAAATCAATCAGTGTCGAATCGGCACTCAATCAGCCCCCGCCTTGCTCTACGAGAGCAAAGATCTCTTAGCCTTAACTGCCTTCATCGCATTTCAGTCCAAGGGCATGCCAATTGCGGTGAATGAAAATTCTGCTAACGCACCCTTCTTAAAAAAGGGCAGGCAGTCATTTAATGAGCGTATGGGACAGCTTAATTTATCTTGTGCGCAATGTCACGAGGATAGGGCGGGCCTAAAGCTTGGCGGTAGCCCAATACCTCAAGGACATCCCAATGCCTATCCCATCTATCGCTTAGAGTGGCAAACCTTGGGTTCATTGCAAAGACGGCTACGCAACTGCATGAGCGGTGTGAGGGCGCAACAATTTGAATATGGCTCGCCAGAGATGGCGCAGTTAGAGCTGTTTCTGATGTGGCGAGCTAGAGGCCTACCCCTAGAATCTCCAGGGGTGAGGCCTTAG
- a CDS encoding branched-chain amino acid ABC transporter permease produces the protein MKLLISAFIACLVYCILLLGSENQLEVGALVILAFVTSLVGKKLGLMDKLANAVREHPQFPAYASIAGVLITMLVFHNSHFALLMLATVLIYSIVCLGLNIQFGYVGIVNFAGAAFFGIGSYTAAILSTHTAIPHLLVLFIAAGISALIGSILIYPVLRTRGHYAALVTIAFGILFRNFLEVNDTLGGPQGLKIPPLTIFGWNLSDGLDIGGFELSFYIPYLLIALVLLIASFRITRNLERSWIGLSMDMVRTDEIAASTFGVNIAHWKVVAFTLGNFIAGMAGALYGMMTAYVAPNNFTFADSLILVSIVILGGIGNPWGIIPAAAIVVILPEKLQFIQEYRFLLYAIVVILILLFRPDGLLPRRIREYFPGNKAGGQK, from the coding sequence ATGAAGTTATTAATATCTGCCTTCATTGCCTGCCTGGTCTATTGCATTCTATTGTTGGGCTCTGAAAACCAGTTAGAAGTTGGCGCTCTTGTAATCCTCGCGTTTGTAACCAGTTTGGTTGGTAAAAAATTAGGGTTGATGGATAAGCTAGCAAATGCCGTGAGAGAACATCCTCAGTTTCCCGCTTACGCCTCGATTGCAGGTGTGCTCATAACCATGCTGGTGTTCCATAATTCACACTTTGCACTCTTGATGCTCGCTACAGTGCTGATCTATTCCATTGTTTGCCTTGGTTTAAACATTCAATTTGGTTATGTCGGCATCGTGAACTTTGCAGGTGCCGCTTTCTTTGGTATCGGCAGTTATACCGCTGCAATATTGTCGACCCACACCGCGATCCCGCATTTGCTGGTTCTATTTATAGCCGCAGGTATCTCTGCCCTGATTGGTTCCATATTGATCTACCCAGTGTTGAGAACACGTGGGCACTATGCGGCTTTAGTCACCATCGCTTTCGGTATCTTGTTCCGCAACTTCTTGGAGGTGAATGACACCTTGGGTGGTCCGCAGGGGTTAAAGATTCCTCCGCTCACTATTTTTGGCTGGAATTTATCGGATGGTTTGGACATAGGTGGTTTTGAATTGTCTTTCTACATCCCATACCTCCTGATCGCATTAGTTCTGCTAATTGCTAGTTTTAGAATCACCCGCAATTTAGAGCGCTCATGGATTGGATTGAGTATGGATATGGTCCGTACCGATGAAATTGCAGCCTCTACTTTTGGTGTGAATATTGCGCACTGGAAGGTAGTGGCATTCACATTAGGCAACTTCATTGCTGGTATGGCAGGAGCACTCTACGGAATGATGACGGCCTATGTTGCCCCAAATAACTTTACCTTTGCTGACTCCTTGATATTGGTATCAATTGTGATTTTGGGTGGTATTGGCAACCCATGGGGAATCATTCCTGCAGCAGCCATTGTGGTGATTCTTCCTGAGAAGCTTCAATTCATTCAGGAATATCGTTTCTTGCTCTATGCCATTGTGGTGATCTTGATCTTGCTATTCCGTCCTGATGGTTTGTTGCCAAGGCGGATTCGAGAGTATTTCCCGGGCAACAAAGCGGGAGGTCAAAAATGA
- a CDS encoding ABC transporter ATP-binding protein: MALLEIEHIYTAYDRIDVLEDVSIKVEKGEITCILGANGAGKSTLIRSVLGLTPANRGKIIFNGVDIAHLPTHRIIEAGIACVPEGRRVFPRMTVDENLSAGAYLVTDKKVIEERREHVKHLFPRLAERSNQLAGTMSGGEQAMLAISRSLMSSPELLIFDEPSLGLSPLFVKENFKIIKEINQMGTTVLLVEQNVRQTLAIAHRGYVITKGQVVAEGSATALAENAEVQAAYFG, from the coding sequence ATGGCCTTATTAGAGATTGAACACATCTATACCGCATACGATCGCATTGATGTTTTGGAAGACGTCTCCATCAAAGTCGAGAAGGGTGAAATTACCTGCATTCTTGGTGCCAATGGCGCCGGTAAATCTACCTTAATTCGATCCGTCCTAGGATTGACCCCGGCTAATCGTGGAAAAATCATTTTTAATGGCGTAGATATTGCCCATTTGCCAACACATCGCATTATTGAAGCAGGAATTGCATGTGTTCCAGAAGGACGTCGCGTGTTTCCGCGTATGACGGTGGATGAAAATCTATCTGCTGGAGCTTATCTGGTAACTGATAAAAAAGTGATTGAAGAGCGTCGTGAGCATGTAAAGCATTTATTTCCGCGCCTTGCCGAGCGCTCTAATCAGTTAGCGGGGACTATGTCCGGTGGTGAACAGGCGATGCTGGCGATTAGTCGCAGCCTCATGAGTTCGCCTGAGTTGCTGATATTTGATGAGCCTTCACTGGGCCTGTCACCTTTGTTTGTAAAAGAAAACTTTAAGATCATTAAAGAAATCAATCAAATGGGTACCACTGTCTTATTGGTTGAGCAGAATGTTCGTCAAACCTTGGCAATCGCCCATCGTGGATATGTCATTACCAAAGGCCAAGTGGTGGCTGAGGGAAGCGCCACAGCATTGGCTGAGAATGCGGAAGTACAAGCAGCTTATTTTGGATAA
- a CDS encoding SoxY-related AACIE arm protein: MKKIIHNHRRQWLKQVQGLGLLALGFCLNPIAALAKKEEADEAIKKITGGAAIREGKVTLVIPPLVENGNLVVLKVSVDSPMTANDYVKTIHVIAEGNPLPNIFTVYLTPRSGTANITTRVRLADSQKVWAIAQMSNGSFWQGSAETLVTLSACTEMV, encoded by the coding sequence ATGAAGAAAATCATTCATAACCATCGCAGGCAATGGCTAAAGCAAGTCCAGGGTCTTGGGCTTTTGGCCTTGGGTTTTTGTTTAAATCCGATAGCTGCCCTTGCTAAAAAAGAAGAGGCAGATGAAGCGATTAAAAAAATTACCGGTGGCGCTGCTATTCGGGAGGGTAAAGTCACTCTGGTTATTCCACCGCTAGTGGAAAATGGTAATTTAGTCGTGCTCAAGGTTAGTGTAGATAGTCCGATGACAGCCAATGATTATGTCAAGACCATACATGTGATTGCCGAGGGCAATCCTTTGCCTAATATCTTTACTGTTTACCTTACTCCACGTTCGGGCACTGCAAACATTACGACGCGTGTCCGTTTGGCTGATAGCCAGAAGGTATGGGCTATTGCACAAATGAGTAATGGTAGTTTTTGGCAAGGCTCCGCCGAAACTTTGGTAACCCTTTCAGCGTGCACGGAGATGGTATGA